The Dreissena polymorpha isolate Duluth1 chromosome 4, UMN_Dpol_1.0, whole genome shotgun sequence region TAAATATCACATTTTACCGCCAGTGCgctaatttacaaaatataatggtGAAAAGATATGGTCATTACCATTTGAAACTAAAACTGAAGCCTTCAAGGACACGGGTGATACCAATATATGTTATCGGACAGAGGCACACGTCGGTTTGTGCCACACATTATATGAATAGTTAGTTAAGCGTGTATGTGCCAGTCCTGTGTAACTGTCGCTACATATAAGGCCTATTTAAcatatgtggcattgacatttaaGGATATACCAGAGTAGGTGCATACAGCAAGTCGTCTTGAAACGACGTAAAGGTTTGCCAATGATGTATACAGATGTAGAACTGACTGTCAAACACACATCTCCTATTATTTATAGCTTGTGCATAAACTTTCAGAGTAAAATGTGACTCGAACCTTAACTTCCTCGACACAGCATCCAGATATTTTGCTTATgtatgtcaatatattttttaattccaTTATACCCGACACAGATATATGTAACGTAGAAAATGTACCAACTCCATGTTAAGTTGAACTTGAAGCGAGCGACATGGTTGTAGCATGCTACTTTTCATCTTGATATCAAGATCAtatgtgcaaatttattttgaaatcccatCAAGCACAACAAACTTCTAGGCCGGACACGAAAATGCTCTTCACTAGTTGTCCTGTTTGTGATGGGCATGAACCTCATAATCAACcctgcaaacaaagaaacccgCGGGCCAAAGACATCTACAGGGTTACACCTGCCAACAAACAGAGGCTTCATGGACGATCTGACAGTTACaacacagacacacatacaagCAAGATGGGTACTGAAGGCATTGGAGGAGGCAGCCACCTGGGCTAGAATGAATTTCGAACCCAAGAAGTCCAGAAGTCTGGTAATCAAGCGCGGATCAGTCACAAAACGGTTTACCCTACAAGTCTAAGGCGAAGACATACCATCAATTATGGACAGTCCCATAAAGTGCCTGGGCAAGTGGTTTGATTCGAGCCTTAGTGACAAAGCAAACGTAGTGCGCATCAGATCACAGCTCCAGGAAGGGCTGAAACAAATCGACAAATCCGCTTTACCAGGAAAGTTCAAGGCATGGCTCTTCCAGAATGCACTTCTCCCCAGACTGATGTGGCCCCTTATGCTATATGAAATACCTACATCCTCTGTCGAATGCTTGGAGAGAACGATCAGCAGACACCTGCGCCGATGGCTGGGAGTACCACCAAGCTTAACCAGCATCGGATTGTATGGGCGACCCAACAAGCTACAACTCCCGCTATCATCACTAGTGGAGGAGTTCAAAGTTGCAAAGACACGACTGGTAGTGACGCTCAAGCAATCGCAGGACAGTTCAATCCGAAATGCTGGGATTGAAACTAGGACAGGGAGAAAGTGGTCAGCAAGCCAAGCAGTCGAACAGGCCGAGAAAAGACTCCAGCAAAAAGACATTGTCGGCATCACAGCTGTAGGCAGACAGGGGCTAGGCAGCTTCAAGATAACATTATGGAGTTCTGTTGGAAACATGGCAAGGAGGAGAATGGTGCAAGATGAAGTCAGAGCAGCACAAGAAGAAGGCAGAAGAGCGAAAACTGTGGCTATGGGTGCCCAAGGTGCGTGGATGAAGTGGACAACGACAGAAAAAAATCTGACCTGGGCTGATATTTGGAGCTACGAACCTCTGAGGATAGCGTTCCTGCTCAGATCAGTCTATGACCTGCTACCGTCACTCTCAAACCTGCACAGATGGGGTCTACAGGACCACCCCAAGTGCCAATTGTGTGAAAAGACAGGAACCATGGAACATATTCTGTCATCGTGTACCACAGCCCTCACCCAAGGACGCTACAGGTGGAGACACGAGAGTGTTCTTCAGGAACTCGCTGACAAGTTGGAACGCGAGAGGACCAAGAAAAGGCCCAGACAGAAACCCCAAATGATTCAGTTCGTGAAGGAAGGACAAAAGGCGCCTAAATAACTGCAGCCTACCAGTTCTGTATTAGATGAATCTGATCAGTGGGAAATGTCTGTTGACCTGAAGAAAAAGCTAGTGTTCCCGAACATTATCCAGACAACATTAAGGCCTGACATTGTGTTGTGGTCCACTAAAGATAAGTGTCTGATCATGGTTGAACTGACAGTCCTTTTGGAATCTCGTTGTGAAGAGGCCTTCGAACGGAAAAAGGCCAAGTATACATTCCTGCAAGAACAGTGCAGAGAGAAGGGATGGCGAGTGTGGCTCTACCCTGTGGAAATCGGCACTAGAGGATTCCCAGCACAGTCGCTATggagaattttcagtgccttagGCATCAAAGGAGCAAACATGAAGAGAGCAGTGGGCAAACTGAGCCTAGCAGCAGAAAGGGCATCCAGTTGGTTGTGGAtgaagagagaggagaggagctTGAAGCCTTCCACCAACACGTAGTGTCTAATCAACACTGCGGGCCCGCCGCCTGGAGAGTGTCCTGTGATTAAAAGGCCGAAACACTTGTTGATAGGCGGTTCtcagctgatgatgttggtggttcTAGCAGTACAGAACTGTATCTCTCTCATTTGAGATTTCAGCGACTATTTGCCTTCACATCTTTTATGAAGCTCTGTATAAATGTATGACACCCgaagctagtcaactcgtacctaagtcaacacgtaccttcggtcaactcgtactCGATTCGgttaactcgtacccgattttggTCAACCcgtacccccactagtcaactcgtacccgatttggtcaacatGTACCCtccttaaaattatttatatcaataaaagacgggaaatatgtttttcatatgtttttgATATGAAAATAGAGATCTAGGTCATAATTTGTTCTTGCttttttgagattttttttataagtagacaagttcattatttttcacaGGTGTATAAACGACGTGTTTGTTGTGCCTGTAACTGACACGTGCCGTAGTTAtcggcgttttgtttgataaattGTTTGACTAATGACACTTTTAGTGCAACCGGACGTCGGCAAGTTGTAAAACAAATTGTGtgtcgtgcatctaaaatgacacTCGCGGTAGTTGTCGGCATTTTCTTTGATGACATGTTTGATTGAAAACACCGCATCAGGGCTCAACTTAAACCTacaaaccaacttgccctgccgggcaagtacttagaaaatctacttacCCTGAACCTAAAGTCACTTGTCCGAACATGAAATATCatattaactgtaaacctcatattttttttaatgaagatcaaaatgatacaccacaaaacatttttttatttttgctcatttaacagtatgattacagcaattatagtctaattaaagtctaaatttaatgctctttgttcttttttgcacttgtcTGAgtggacaactagattataaaataacttgcccggacccaacttttacttgctaGGTAATGTTAATGTTGAGCCATGCGCATGTAGACAAAGTATAAGCCAGCTGTTGAACTGCGTGAACAAGTTCATGTTGTATGCTAAAAATCTGTAATATATGTGTGcaataaaatcttattaaaacatctaaatactcaTTAAATCCTTTTTGTTTTTACTCAATAATCTCCAGTATTCTCGAGTAATGgaacaatttgtttgtttaactgtgtaaacatatatatgtttttagataaaaatgtttaatatatgtgtccaataaaaatcttattaaaacatctaaatactcaTTAAACCCGTTTGTTTTTACTCAATAATCTGAAGTATTCTTGAGTAATGGAACAATTTGTTTGTTGAACTGTGTGAACAAGTTTATGTTGTTAGATAAAAATGTGTCATATATGTGTccaataaaatcttattaaaaaatCTAAATACTCATTACACCCGTTTGTTTTTACTCAATAATCCTAATCTTTTTAAATTGATTGGTTAATTTGTATAGATTCAAAGATGCAGATTAGGTAAATTACgatattaacgacccgtgtcaCGTAGGTGTTAAGAAGTTGTTTAggtgttgattaattgattaattcATGGACTACCCAAGTTTCGGACGAACCATAATTCGATGCAAAACGTGAGCATATATaagtattttgtatgtatgttgtgTTTAATGCTTTActttaatttcattataaaattAATCATAACGTTACTGTcggtttttgttttcattttagttaatGCCATCTTACTTAATcctaaagacaatcagttatgttagtctatgccaaaatataactttatttggtCAACTTGTACCtgcaacaaacataaaaacatctaATGTATGCAAACACCTATCGCagttttttttcataaagaatacaaaattaaaaaggtacgagttgaccaatcgAAAAAATTACTAAAGTACGCGTTAActaaatcgggtacgagttgactaaggtacgtgttgacttaggtacgagttgactggcaACCATGAcaccatttgttattttttatttttcattaattatttagcTGTTAACCATgaataaaatgagaagttttatagTAATCTGGAATGATTTACATGTATTGAGAAATGGTAACCAACCAAAAATCGTTCAGATCGAAAATAATTTCACCTACGATTGCAGTGGATATCGCGAGGGACAAGTGGATATCGCCACAGGAAGTATCCGCGAAAAGCAGTTTGAAAGAACGATATCGCACTTACAAGTAAACATTTATATTGCCCGACTAGCATGTGTTGTCAAACAGATTAAGATGTTaaaagtgtatgtttttttttatatgaatggCACAGTCACTGCATAGCTACAATAAGTAATTTTTTAAATagcttaatacatgtataatgcatACGTTCCAGTGAAGTGTTTTGAGTGGACAAGTCATATCGTTttttaaaactataaaaaaaatattctccaAACTAAATAGTAAAAATTAATGTGAATCTGTCCGTATTCAACCTTGATCGACGGACTTTGTTAATCTCGCGTTGTAAATTGAAAGTCATCTGCTATGGCCGACGTGTCGCCTGGCGGGAGTCCTGTCCATGAGATACAGGTCAAGTAGGTGCCCGGGCATTGGGTCACTCTGCGCCAATAGTTGTAAACCCACGAAATTCATAAACGAAAACACCGGGGTTGAAAAAGATAGGCGAGCTTTTGTTCGAGATAGCGATATCGCGATTGAGCTTTATATCAGATCCATCCAAATTGACGGATAAGCCAATATCCCTTAGCCTGTATGTTCGAATCTCACTCTACGCACAAATGTAACGTGTTTTTGCACAAGACGTAAAACTCATATATGGTTTGCGGCGGGTTATGTAAGTTAAAACATAAATTTCGTTAAAAATCAGACTTAGCCACATACACGAAGAGAAACTCAAACtttaacaaatttaacaaaacataaatgccAAGATTATACAGTATTACATCTCAATAAAATTCAAACAtgtgtgtttttctttacatACGTACCTTCGTCTGTTCCAATATAAAATGTTAGGTTACCGAAATAGTGTGTACATACATACTGCTTGGCTGATTTCGCTTGGGGGCTTAACTTCACAAAATATGGCTGCAACTACTTTTGGCAAAATTATTTCCCATTCGTATTTTTCCATTtttgaatatattataataattatactgCATAAATTTTAAAAACTCACACGCTACAACTGCTAAGTGGATTTCTCTAAATGTTTCGCAGCTGATGAACTAGTCGATGATTAACGAAggaataaacatttatattacaaTGGAATGGAGTTTTACAACAGTAGTAATGTATAAAACGGAAGTTAATTTTACACGAATGTATACAGATGTAatcaaataatacaataaaaataacgtAGGTATGTTGTACGTATacctaataattataataatatttcttCTCTAGGTATACCTTgttcaatttaacattttaaaacgcAAACGTATTCTTTTAATTAAAGTTTGAATATAGCATAAGCCATTGAATAATGCATTCTTAATATGCTCTCTTTGCCGTATCATGTATAGCTGGGTGCCATTAAATATTGTACCGTTCCGTTTTGTACTTATTCATATTATCGTACAAAAGGGTATTCCAAAGCAATACAATTCTTTATTACTTGTTTGTACCGTGTCGTTAAGGGATGAAAGACTTTAATAAAAACCGCGCCAAACAACTGATTGGCTTCAATGCGTTCCATTGTTAAGCTATTCTCTGTTATGGCGTATCATAATTTGTTTGCAGTGGCGAGAACGCGTTGTGGACGAACAATGATGTCCGAAAATTGGGTAGTGACATCTTCGGTAATGGCTGAGAACAAGCTTTCACAGTTTGCATTGTAATGAATCTAATATCCAATATGTCAAAATGTATCGAGCCTACTATGAATACGCAATATTGGAATCTTGTTTACCGATGACCATGCATGCACACAAAATGCATAATgtcaataaaaatgcaaaattttagcttaatgtttttttaaatgaattgcgCTGCTTTCTTACAATGAAAAAGAAATTAAGACTTCGTTTCGTAAAGAAAATATTACACGCCAGATTTCGAAATAAAATTGCCATTTTAAACACCAAGTGCCTCAGATTCTTCAATAACACTATAGGGGTGAACACATTTATTGATAGCCGTTCAAGCGTAAATACATTTTTTCACTGGTGATTTTGCAATATCATTATCATGTGGATCTAACCTTCCGCCCCCTCCCTTTCCCTCTGGTCtggtttaaagccacacaccttgcctcggactttgaaatgaaatacatgttaatcaattcatatagatgcaatttgaaaatgtgaaaaattgtcattaaatgtatagcctagttagcaagtcatttattatttctcaaacggtaccgcttcaaaaaccgaaagtatgatttctggacgtatacgtccattcatttcgacaaacgcgattattttaaagttttaaagcgcaaaaaagacggatttctaccttgtaactaccagatatattctacttggcatagataaaaataaatctatagcctaggtagcatgtaattaattatttttcaaacggaaGCGCTTTTAAAACCgcaagtaggatttctagacgtatacgtccatttcgacaaacgcgattatttttaagttttaaagcgcaaaaaaagactgatttataccttgtaaccaccagatttattctaattggcataggcaaaatatgtttcttatttatacttaaatttgctatgccaaataaggtgtgtgactttaatggTAAGTAAACACACATATTTCTTTCGATTTAACAAACTTCCAAAACACCAAACCAAAAACTATAATGCAAAACATGTGTATTCTTAATCCTGCTTTTTTCATTAAACTGCATTGATGTTGcctttctttaaatacttttaagaaaattatagtttgatgatttttttgcaaatacGATACATACAAATCATAGCTGGAAGGATTGGTCTATGTTTTCTGTTGAATCCGCAGTATACTAGACATAAGGTCGTCAAATTCTGATCGAATCAATGACAACGTAATATCCCATCAAAACATATTTCCGTTCgatcaaacaaacaaatcaaactttaaatatgtcaaatTCGAAAACAAAAGTGACGTGATTTCATGTATTGTATCCCAATGACAGTGTTTTTTCCAGTGTTTTCCGTATGTCTCACAACGCAGATCTCTTGTACGCAACTTGACATCTTCTAAGATTTAACCCTTGAGCAATTAACAGATCTGTCAGAGCCGTAGACCCGTGAACAACACCCGCCATAGAGCGAACAGCGCCGGGAGATGCCTCGCACCATATAAACCTTTCCGCGGCTGGTTCGAGCATCAATAATGTGAGAAAGTTGTTTCAGTTAACATAGAAAGAGAtcctataataaaaaatatatgtgtacatatttcaatatatacataattatatcaatattCTAAACACATGAAAAAAGGATATCGGGTAAAGGAATAGATTGTGTTTTGAGACTATAATGAACTAAACGTCACTGGAATAAGAACATTGTCACCGACGgagatatataattattatttagaaACAGAGCTTTGTGTCTCCTTAAGAATAAAACATTAGGATCAGTGTTTTAAAAAGGTAATTTGTAAAAGTAAAGCTGAAAATAAAGATGACCTCGTTCGCTATCAAGTATCTGAAGAAGGAAATGGCGACCGGATGTGCCGATACAATCTACATGAGCGACAAAGGCGTCTCCGATAACGGCTACCACAGTTCCAACGTGTCGCCCGGAAGTGTCAACCGACAGACGCCGTCGCCGATCGACAGTGGTCTGGAATCGGATAATTCCCCGGGAAGAGCGACCAAAGAGAGAAGTCTGATCGATGGCGTAAGTATTACAGTtattgcattaaataaataaaataataacatgataaaaagtaataaaaaaaagaaacaatagaattttaataaataaatctataaaatatgatttacttatacaatttaatatttatattagaGTACCAAACAACTGAACGATGTTCTTTAATTTTCGTGTTATAATTGCAGGTTCTTGCCGAGCTTGACAATCTCAAAGCCAGCACCTCGTTGTCGCACGAAGGCGGCGACGGTGTCGGAGCCGACGGGAAGCCGACGCACTCATACATCGCGCTCATTTCCATGGCGATCCTGAGCGTTCCGGAGCGCAAGATGCTCCTCTGCGACATCTACCAGTACATCATGGACACGTTCGAGTACTACAACAACGAGGAGAAGCCCTGGAGAAACAGCATCCGCCACAACCTATCTCTGAACGAGTGCTTCATCAAGGCAGGCCGCTCAGATAATGGTACGCGGaattctttgttgttgttttttttcccatattttataacaaatgttGAACTGTGTGCGGTGTTAATTAATAGTTTATCGGTggattttcataaaatgaattgCATTGAAAGTAACATATATTGGATATTGTAATACAATTAACCGTTACAAAAAGCGTTAAATCTTGTAATAAAGATATGCACAATAACAGTTAACTCATTTCCATATTGCCTTTGATTAAGACGTAgtcatttttaattgatatttgatTAACGAATTTTGCTTTTTCTGTAGGAAAGGGTAACTTCTGGACCATTCATCCCGCCTGTATCGACGATTTCGCACGTGGAGACTTCAGAAGACGCCAAGCTAGGCGTCGAGCAAAGAAGTGCACGAAGATGGTTTCCGGTCATCAGATGGATCGCTCTGCATGCAGCCTAAACGTCGGCTACGTTCCAATGACGTCATCACACATCGCCTACCACCCATACAGCAACGCCGCATCCATGTACTACAAGCAGCAGTCGACAGCGTTTAGCCCGGTCAGCCCAGCGCATTCTTCGATTACGTCACGATCGCCGCCGTTGACGTCACATAGCAATCATATAA contains the following coding sequences:
- the LOC127877030 gene encoding uncharacterized protein LOC127877030; the protein is MDSPIKCLGKWFDSSLSDKANVVRIRSQLQEGLKQIDKSALPGKFKAWLFQNALLPRLMWPLMLYEIPTSSVECLERTISRHLRRWLGVPPSLTSIGLYGRPNKLQLPLSSLVEEFKVAKTRLVVTLKQSQDSSIRNAGIETRTGRKWSASQAVEQAEKRLQQKDIVGITAVGRQGLGSFKITLWSSVGNMARRRMVQDEVRAAQEEGRRAKTVAMGAQGAWMKWTTTEKNLTWADIWSYEPLRIAFLLRSVYDLLPSLSNLHRWGLQDHPKCQLCEKTGTMEHILSSCTTALTQGRYRWRHESVLQELADKLERERTKKRPRQKPQMIQFVKEGQKAPK
- the LOC127877031 gene encoding forkhead box protein D1-like; its protein translation is MTSFAIKYLKKEMATGCADTIYMSDKGVSDNGYHSSNVSPGSVNRQTPSPIDSGLESDNSPGRATKERSLIDGVLAELDNLKASTSLSHEGGDGVGADGKPTHSYIALISMAILSVPERKMLLCDIYQYIMDTFEYYNNEEKPWRNSIRHNLSLNECFIKAGRSDNGKGNFWTIHPACIDDFARGDFRRRQARRRAKKCTKMVSGHQMDRSACSLNVGYVPMTSSHIAYHPYSNAASMYYKQQSTAFSPVSPAHSSITSRSPPLTSHSNHITDQSAYWPEYSYMSSPAMSAAAQRFLSDHTGVAAYTMQAYAQQAALASSLHY